A stretch of Cupriavidus necator DNA encodes these proteins:
- a CDS encoding class I adenylate-forming enzyme family protein: MSAASRAMRAGAAGLGALPAMLHGHAAAAPGRPALHYLGRTFTYGKLWRRVERASAHLAATWGIRAGDRVGTLCLNHELQLVLLFACARVGAMFVPLNYRLAPAELRTIAGHAQLAALFHDERHAGLAQEAGSGCQVAHLDRLIDHPAPFGVAHAPVPDDAPLLLAYTSGTTGKPKGAVHTQAGLLANARASWWAHGMTADDHVLSVLPMFHVGGLCIQTLPALLAGAQVTLHDRFAPDAWLGAVAQARPSLSLMVPATLRAVLEHPGWPGADLSALRGVMAGSSTIPLSYIEAFHARGVPLGQVYGATETGPVSVVLKLQDAMARPGYAGWPQPEAQVRLAGPDGAEVAPGEVGELWVRGANVMAGYWNQPDNGLPDGWFHSGDLAHRDAGGCIEVVGRSKDMIISGGENIYPAEIENVLAGLPGVQECAVVGVADARWGEVPVAVIVPAPGAPRDALGAEPLRELLATRIARFKLPREVVLLEDLPRSALGKVLKPQLRAMLEAQRQPG; this comes from the coding sequence ATGAGCGCCGCCAGCCGCGCCATGCGCGCGGGCGCCGCCGGGCTGGGCGCGCTGCCGGCCATGCTGCATGGCCATGCCGCCGCGGCGCCGGGGCGGCCGGCGTTGCACTACCTGGGCCGCACCTTCACCTACGGCAAGCTGTGGCGGCGCGTCGAGCGTGCCAGCGCCCACCTGGCAGCGACGTGGGGCATCCGCGCGGGCGACCGCGTCGGCACGCTGTGCCTGAACCACGAGTTGCAGCTGGTGCTGCTGTTCGCCTGTGCGCGTGTCGGGGCGATGTTCGTGCCGCTGAACTACCGGCTGGCGCCGGCGGAGCTGCGTACCATTGCCGGCCACGCGCAACTGGCCGCGCTGTTCCATGACGAGCGCCATGCAGGGCTGGCGCAGGAGGCTGGCAGCGGCTGCCAGGTCGCGCATCTCGACCGGCTGATCGACCATCCCGCGCCGTTCGGCGTGGCCCATGCGCCGGTGCCGGACGATGCGCCGCTGCTGCTGGCCTACACCTCCGGCACCACCGGCAAGCCCAAGGGCGCGGTGCATACGCAGGCCGGGTTGCTGGCCAATGCGCGCGCCAGCTGGTGGGCGCACGGCATGACCGCGGACGACCACGTGCTGTCGGTGCTGCCGATGTTCCATGTCGGCGGGCTGTGCATCCAGACGCTGCCGGCGCTGCTGGCCGGGGCGCAGGTCACGCTGCACGACCGCTTTGCGCCGGACGCCTGGCTCGGCGCGGTCGCGCAGGCGCGGCCGAGCCTGTCGCTGATGGTGCCGGCCACGCTGCGCGCGGTGCTTGAGCATCCCGGCTGGCCCGGGGCCGACCTGTCGGCGCTGCGCGGCGTGATGGCAGGTTCGTCGACCATCCCGCTGTCGTATATCGAGGCCTTCCATGCGCGCGGGGTGCCGCTGGGGCAGGTCTATGGCGCGACCGAGACCGGTCCGGTGTCGGTGGTGCTGAAGCTGCAGGATGCGATGGCCCGGCCTGGCTATGCCGGCTGGCCGCAGCCGGAGGCGCAAGTCCGGCTGGCCGGTCCGGACGGTGCCGAGGTGGCGCCGGGCGAGGTTGGCGAGCTGTGGGTGCGCGGCGCCAACGTGATGGCTGGCTACTGGAACCAGCCTGATAACGGCCTGCCCGACGGCTGGTTCCATTCCGGCGACCTCGCGCACCGCGATGCCGGCGGCTGCATCGAAGTCGTCGGCCGCAGCAAGGACATGATCATCTCGGGTGGCGAGAACATCTATCCCGCCGAGATCGAGAACGTGCTGGCCGGCCTGCCCGGCGTGCAGGAGTGCGCGGTGGTCGGCGTGGCCGATGCGCGCTGGGGCGAGGTGCCGGTGGCGGTGATCGTGCCCGCGCCGGGCGCGCCGCGCGACGCGCTGGGCGCGGAGCCGCTGCGCGAACTGCTGGCCACGCGCATTGCCCGCTTCAAGTTGCCGCGCGAGGTGGTGCTGCTGGAGGACCTGCCGCGCAGCGCGCTGGGCAAGGTGCTCAAGCCGCAACTGCGCGCGATGCTGGAGGCGCAGCGCCAGCCTGGCTGA
- the pdxH gene encoding pyridoxamine 5'-phosphate oxidase: MTQLADLRRSYVLGSLSETDVAPDPMSQFKRWFDEAVTAKLPEPNAMTLATVDADGQPSARIVLLKGIDDRGFTFFTNYESRKGLDLAANPRAALLFHWVQLERQVRVEGRVEKVSDDESDAYFATRPLGSRVGAWASAQSREVPGRDVLEQREQEYRSKFGENPPRPPHWGGYRLVPTALEFWQGRPSRLHDRIAFRLQPGGDWQIVRLSP, translated from the coding sequence ATGACTCAACTTGCCGACCTTCGCCGTAGCTATGTGCTGGGCTCTCTGTCCGAAACCGACGTAGCGCCCGACCCGATGAGCCAGTTCAAACGCTGGTTCGACGAGGCGGTCACGGCCAAGCTGCCCGAACCCAATGCCATGACCCTGGCCACGGTCGACGCCGACGGCCAGCCGTCCGCGCGCATCGTGCTGCTCAAGGGCATCGACGACCGCGGCTTCACCTTCTTCACCAACTATGAAAGCCGCAAGGGCCTGGACCTGGCGGCAAACCCGCGCGCGGCGCTGCTGTTCCACTGGGTGCAGCTGGAGCGCCAGGTACGCGTCGAAGGGCGCGTCGAGAAAGTCTCGGACGACGAGAGCGACGCCTATTTCGCCACGCGCCCGCTGGGCTCGCGCGTGGGCGCCTGGGCCTCTGCGCAAAGCCGCGAGGTGCCCGGCCGCGACGTGCTGGAGCAGCGCGAGCAGGAATACCGCAGCAAGTTCGGCGAAAACCCGCCGCGCCCGCCGCACTGGGGCGGCTACCGCCTGGTGCCGACCGCGCTGGAGTTCTGGCAGGGCCGCCCGTCGCGGCTGCACGACCGCATTGCCTTCCGCCTGCAACCCGGCGGCGACTGGCAGATCGTGCGGCTGTCGCCCTGA
- a CDS encoding SAM-dependent methyltransferase: MFFKQALEKQLDNWIADLRENANLPVSLRLWNGIEYPLGHFDKPAVTLTVREAAALPLLLTPSLDNLGEAYVQEKIDFEGRLTDIIKVAYGFSAAATHRAGGALFKAAQHFAHTKQEDKNSIQYHYDVSNDFYQLWLDPNMVYSCAYFEHGDEDLATAQIKKIDHILTKIRLQPDQTLLDIGCGWGALVLRAAQKFGARCVGITLSQNQFDLATERVRAAGLSDRIEIRLQDYRDTAGTFDRITSVGMFEHVGKDNLPGYFSRIRELLADDGYVMNHGITSPDPDNGATPMDGAEFMDRYVFPQGELPHIGLVLRTLQQGGLEAFDVELLRRHYAQTLHYWADNFEARGDTIRSLVGEKKYRIWRVYLAGCAHAFETEKMSIYQVLCHKAGLPADTLPWSRRYIYDQPIGRND, translated from the coding sequence ATGTTTTTCAAGCAAGCCCTGGAAAAGCAACTCGACAACTGGATCGCCGACCTGCGAGAGAATGCCAATCTGCCGGTCAGCTTGCGGCTGTGGAATGGCATCGAATACCCGCTCGGGCACTTCGACAAGCCGGCTGTCACGCTGACCGTACGCGAAGCCGCGGCCCTGCCGCTGCTGCTGACGCCGAGCCTGGACAACCTGGGCGAAGCGTATGTGCAGGAGAAAATCGACTTCGAGGGCAGGCTGACGGACATCATCAAGGTCGCCTACGGCTTCTCGGCCGCGGCCACGCACCGCGCCGGCGGCGCGCTGTTCAAGGCGGCGCAGCACTTCGCGCATACCAAGCAGGAAGACAAGAACTCGATCCAGTACCACTACGACGTCTCCAACGACTTCTACCAGCTCTGGCTCGATCCCAACATGGTCTACTCCTGCGCCTACTTCGAGCACGGCGACGAAGACCTGGCCACGGCGCAAATCAAGAAGATCGACCACATCCTGACCAAGATCCGGCTGCAGCCTGACCAGACGCTGCTGGACATCGGCTGCGGCTGGGGCGCGCTGGTGCTGCGCGCCGCGCAGAAGTTCGGTGCGCGCTGCGTGGGCATCACGCTGTCGCAAAACCAGTTCGACCTGGCCACCGAACGTGTCAGGGCCGCGGGCCTGTCCGACCGCATCGAGATCCGGCTGCAGGACTACCGCGACACCGCCGGCACCTTCGACCGCATCACCAGCGTCGGCATGTTCGAGCATGTGGGCAAGGACAACCTGCCCGGCTACTTCAGCCGCATCCGCGAACTGCTGGCCGACGACGGCTATGTGATGAACCACGGCATCACCTCGCCCGACCCCGACAACGGCGCGACGCCGATGGACGGCGCCGAGTTCATGGACCGCTATGTGTTCCCGCAGGGCGAGCTGCCGCATATCGGGCTGGTGCTGCGCACGCTGCAGCAAGGCGGCCTGGAAGCCTTCGACGTCGAACTGCTGCGCCGCCACTACGCGCAGACGCTGCACTACTGGGCCGACAACTTCGAGGCCCGCGGCGACACCATCCGCAGCCTGGTCGGCGAGAAGAAATACCGCATCTGGCGGGTCTACCTGGCCGGCTGCGCACATGCCTTCGAGACCGAGAAGATGTCGATCTACCAGGTGCTCTGCCACAAGGCCGGGCTGCCGGCCGATACCCTGCCGTGGTCGCGCCGCTATATCTACGACCAACCCATTGGCCGCAACGACTGA
- a CDS encoding AsmA family protein — MPVRRKVVLWSVLTPIALIALLVVVILTFDWNRLKPWLNDRVTEAIGRPFAINGDLSVTWRRGEGEKGWHTLVPWPRLSARDITIANTDWAKQPNLATVRELIFVLRPIPLLAHQIAVPTIVVDSPAVWLERLPDARNNWTLEFGPKKGPSEWELHIGEVVLARGNLALADQLKKIELQAELDTIGGSPLYDKARDGALVAPEASAVPPGPPASAPGAARAASAPAASAPGVSAPPATAKGPDDRYGVRWKATGRYNEATINASGKAGTVLSLRNADVPFPILADVRVGTTRAVIEGTVTNPAHLAALDVHLTLSGDSMARLYALTGVVLPSTPPYQTRGRLMATLRKQGSIYEYQKFTGRVGGSDLSGTLTFTKREPRPLLAGNLVSNQLRFVDLAPLIGADAKPGRPAKDSPVAQPADKALPVAPFRTERWDEIDADVRFAGKRIIRDADLPITDLVTHLKLQDGVLLLDPLNFGVAGGNLVSTMRLDGKREPMGATVDMTARHMKLKQLFPTFDLMRTSIGELNGSAKLSATGNSVAALMASSNGEAKLLVENGTVSKFLLEAMGLNVGSVVIRKLFGDRPVRINCGVSDFAFTDGIARARTFVLDTEDAVVETTGGIDLRNERLALTIHPDSKGLRVFSLRSPLYVGGTMKKPSVSPDIGVLALRAGGALSLALLAPVATAVLPLVDLSPDGEDNLCATLLADLRKRPVAPPPGKTYKDPRTGKTAGMTAGRPIPKETPGTAAQADAQTRQPARASEREERKPAPAPARPDNDPLYKGG, encoded by the coding sequence ATGCCCGTGCGCCGCAAGGTTGTTCTGTGGAGTGTGCTGACACCCATCGCGCTGATCGCGCTGCTGGTGGTCGTGATCCTGACCTTCGACTGGAACCGCCTCAAGCCCTGGCTCAATGACCGCGTCACCGAGGCCATCGGCCGCCCCTTTGCCATCAACGGCGACCTGAGCGTGACCTGGCGCCGCGGTGAGGGCGAGAAAGGCTGGCATACGCTGGTGCCGTGGCCGCGGCTGTCGGCGCGCGACATCACCATCGCCAATACCGACTGGGCCAAACAGCCCAACCTGGCAACCGTGCGCGAGCTGATCTTCGTGCTGCGTCCGATACCGCTGCTGGCGCACCAGATCGCGGTGCCGACCATTGTCGTCGACAGCCCGGCGGTGTGGCTGGAGCGCCTGCCGGACGCCCGCAACAACTGGACCCTCGAGTTCGGCCCCAAGAAGGGCCCGTCCGAATGGGAGCTGCATATCGGCGAGGTGGTGCTGGCGCGCGGCAACCTGGCGCTGGCCGACCAGCTCAAGAAGATCGAGCTGCAGGCAGAGCTCGACACCATCGGCGGCAGCCCGCTCTATGACAAGGCCCGCGACGGCGCGCTGGTCGCGCCCGAGGCCTCCGCGGTGCCGCCAGGGCCCCCGGCCAGTGCACCCGGCGCGGCCAGGGCAGCCTCCGCGCCAGCGGCTTCGGCGCCGGGCGTTTCCGCCCCGCCGGCCACGGCCAAGGGCCCCGACGACCGCTACGGCGTGCGCTGGAAAGCCACCGGCCGCTACAACGAGGCCACCATCAACGCCAGCGGCAAGGCCGGCACGGTGCTGAGCCTGCGCAACGCCGACGTGCCCTTCCCGATCCTGGCCGATGTGCGGGTTGGCACCACCCGCGCCGTGATCGAAGGCACCGTGACCAACCCGGCCCACCTGGCCGCGCTGGACGTGCACCTGACCCTGAGCGGCGACAGCATGGCCAGGCTCTATGCGCTGACCGGCGTGGTGCTGCCGTCCACGCCCCCGTACCAGACCCGCGGCCGGCTGATGGCGACGCTGCGCAAGCAGGGCTCGATCTACGAGTACCAGAAGTTCACCGGCCGCGTCGGCGGCAGCGACCTGTCCGGCACGCTGACCTTTACCAAGCGCGAGCCGCGCCCGCTGCTGGCCGGCAACCTGGTGTCCAACCAGCTGCGCTTTGTCGACCTGGCGCCGTTGATCGGCGCCGATGCCAAGCCCGGACGCCCCGCCAAGGACAGCCCGGTGGCCCAGCCGGCCGACAAGGCGCTGCCGGTGGCGCCATTCCGCACCGAGCGCTGGGACGAGATCGACGCCGACGTGCGCTTTGCCGGCAAGCGCATCATCCGCGATGCCGACCTGCCGATCACCGACCTGGTCACGCACCTGAAGCTGCAGGACGGCGTGCTGCTGCTGGACCCGCTGAATTTCGGCGTGGCCGGCGGCAACCTGGTGTCGACCATGCGCCTGGACGGCAAGCGCGAGCCGATGGGGGCCACGGTCGACATGACCGCGCGGCACATGAAGCTCAAGCAGCTGTTCCCCACCTTTGACCTGATGCGCACCAGCATCGGCGAACTCAACGGCAGCGCGAAGCTCTCGGCCACCGGCAATTCAGTGGCGGCACTGATGGCGTCTTCCAACGGCGAAGCCAAGCTGCTGGTCGAGAACGGCACGGTCAGCAAGTTCCTGCTTGAGGCGATGGGGCTGAACGTGGGCAGCGTGGTGATCCGCAAGCTGTTCGGCGACAGGCCGGTGCGGATCAACTGCGGCGTCAGCGACTTTGCCTTCACCGACGGCATCGCGCGGGCGCGCACCTTTGTGCTGGATACGGAAGATGCGGTGGTCGAAACCACCGGCGGCATCGACCTGCGCAATGAAAGGCTGGCGCTGACCATCCACCCGGACTCCAAGGGCCTGCGCGTGTTCTCGCTGCGCTCGCCACTGTACGTGGGCGGCACCATGAAGAAGCCGTCCGTCAGCCCCGATATCGGGGTGCTGGCGCTGCGCGCCGGCGGCGCGCTGTCGCTGGCGCTGCTGGCACCGGTGGCGACTGCGGTGCTGCCGCTGGTGGACCTGTCCCCGGACGGCGAAGACAACCTGTGCGCAACGCTGCTGGCCGACCTGCGCAAACGCCCGGTCGCGCCGCCGCCGGGCAAGACCTACAAGGATCCCAGGACCGGCAAGACCGCCGGCATGACCGCCGGCAGGCCGATCCCGAAGGAAACGCCGGGGACCGCCGCGCAGGCTGACGCCCAGACCCGCCAGCCGGCACGCGCCAGCGAGCGCGAGGAGCGCAAGCCGGCGCCGGCACCGGCGCGCCCGGACAACGATCCCCTGTACAAGGGCGGTTGA
- the msrA gene encoding peptide-methionine (S)-S-oxide reductase MsrA, whose amino-acid sequence MEHGLETATLGGGCFWCLEAVYQQVDGVVAVESGYTGGHVDHPTYQQVCEGDTGHVEVVRVTFDPSVINYRQILEIFFAIHDPTTPDRQGNDVGPQYRSAIFTHSEAQRATAEYVMRELAAAKVFDAPIVTQVEPEQPYWRAEASHQNYYQDHPSQGYCAFVISPKLAKFRKQFGGKLRK is encoded by the coding sequence ATGGAACATGGACTTGAAACGGCCACGCTGGGGGGCGGGTGCTTCTGGTGCCTGGAAGCGGTCTACCAGCAGGTCGATGGCGTGGTGGCGGTGGAGTCCGGTTATACCGGCGGGCACGTGGATCACCCGACTTACCAGCAGGTTTGCGAGGGGGATACCGGGCACGTCGAGGTGGTCCGTGTCACCTTCGATCCGTCGGTGATCAACTATCGCCAGATCCTGGAAATCTTCTTCGCCATCCATGACCCGACCACGCCGGACCGGCAGGGCAACGACGTGGGGCCGCAGTACCGGTCGGCGATCTTTACGCATTCGGAGGCGCAACGGGCCACGGCGGAATACGTGATGCGGGAGTTGGCTGCCGCCAAGGTCTTTGATGCGCCGATCGTGACGCAGGTCGAGCCGGAGCAACCGTACTGGCGCGCCGAGGCAAGTCACCAGAACTACTACCAGGATCATCCGAGCCAGGGGTACTGTGCCTTTGTGATCTCGCCGAAACTGGCCAAGTTTCGAAAGCAGTTTGGGGGCAAGTTGAGGAAGTAG
- a CDS encoding DUF72 domain-containing protein — translation MTEDLFGGLLQPAPPAPAEPPAAPSGKPARGKSVQPAQADETLCALAAQLPSNLYFGTSSWAYPGWNGLVYDGEYGDSLLSRKGLAAYSRHPLLRAAGIDRGFYGPIPLADYLSYAAQVPDGFRFLVKAPASVCDAWLRGSDGAGRLANAAFLDAEIAVRDFIVPATSGLGSKCGPLLFQLSPMGPLADSAVFLERLDAFLGALPALDPSITPHACYTVELRDPALLTPRYIRLLRRHGVRFCLSARDRLPPVPRQAAAQALMDEEAPGPLVLRWMLHGGRPYAYAEKLYAPFDRIVDDDPDTRHAIADVVVRTLRAGQPAIVIVSNNAEGCAPLSCVRLAESIIARLAR, via the coding sequence TTGACTGAAGACCTCTTTGGCGGGCTGCTCCAGCCCGCCCCACCTGCCCCTGCGGAGCCGCCCGCCGCCCCCTCCGGCAAACCTGCGCGTGGCAAGAGCGTGCAACCCGCACAGGCGGACGAAACCCTGTGCGCGCTCGCCGCGCAGCTGCCATCGAACCTGTACTTCGGCACATCCTCCTGGGCCTACCCCGGCTGGAACGGGCTGGTCTATGACGGCGAGTACGGCGACAGCCTGCTGTCACGCAAGGGCCTGGCCGCATATTCGCGCCATCCGCTGCTGCGTGCCGCCGGCATCGACCGCGGCTTCTACGGGCCGATCCCGCTGGCGGACTACCTGTCCTATGCCGCGCAGGTCCCCGACGGCTTCCGCTTCCTGGTCAAGGCGCCCGCCAGCGTCTGCGATGCCTGGCTGCGCGGCTCCGACGGCGCCGGCCGGCTGGCCAACGCTGCCTTCCTCGATGCCGAGATCGCGGTGCGCGACTTCATCGTGCCCGCCACCAGCGGGCTGGGCAGCAAATGCGGGCCGCTGCTGTTCCAGCTGTCGCCGATGGGTCCGCTGGCCGACAGCGCCGTGTTCCTGGAGCGGCTCGATGCCTTCCTGGGCGCGCTGCCGGCACTCGATCCGTCGATCACCCCGCATGCGTGCTACACGGTAGAGCTGCGCGACCCAGCACTGCTGACGCCACGCTATATCCGGCTGTTGCGCCGCCACGGGGTGCGCTTCTGCCTGTCGGCACGCGACCGCCTGCCGCCGGTGCCGCGCCAGGCCGCGGCGCAGGCGCTGATGGACGAGGAAGCGCCAGGCCCGCTGGTGCTGCGCTGGATGCTGCATGGGGGCCGGCCCTACGCCTACGCGGAAAAGCTGTACGCACCCTTCGACCGCATCGTCGACGACGACCCCGACACCCGCCATGCCATTGCCGATGTGGTGGTACGCACGCTGCGCGCGGGGCAGCCTGCCATCGTCATTGTCAGCAACAACGCCGAGGGCTGCGCGCCGCTGAGTTGCGTGCGGCTGGCCGAGTCGATCATTGCGAGGCTGGCGCGGTGA
- a CDS encoding MFS transporter, with product MSLPHAAVPPITWLIALTVCNHVAFNASRVVVSLFAISLKASTITLGVLMSLYAVLPMLLAIRAGKRIDEIGPRKPMTAGSLMVVAGTLLPALWHDLGALYLSCALIGVGFMLVQVAMQLLIGQVSTNETRLRNYTWHALGLSVSGTLGPVAMGYVIEHAGFRPAFMVLVAVALVGQAGLQWLRPRLPAQGGNAGRIAIEDGSRHSTLDLLQHAELRAVFIASAVLSAAWDLHAFLIPIQGSRIGLSPSSIGWVLGAFAIATFAIRVAMPAVSRRLSEWKIIRSALLVGALAYLAYPLVTQFWLMCGLAFVLGLALGSAQPNVMNILHTASPHGRAGEALGLRSAVLNTSQVVWPLTFGVVGTALGMLPIFLSMAGAMGAAGYYSRRQGRKALPPPV from the coding sequence ATGTCGCTGCCGCACGCCGCCGTCCCGCCGATCACCTGGCTGATCGCGCTGACGGTGTGCAACCACGTGGCCTTCAATGCCAGCCGCGTGGTGGTGTCGCTGTTCGCGATTTCCCTCAAAGCCTCCACCATCACACTCGGCGTGCTGATGTCGCTGTATGCGGTGCTGCCAATGCTGCTGGCAATCCGCGCCGGCAAGCGCATCGACGAGATCGGGCCGCGCAAGCCGATGACCGCGGGCTCGCTGATGGTGGTGGCGGGCACGCTGCTGCCGGCGCTCTGGCACGACCTCGGCGCGCTGTACCTGTCATGCGCGCTGATCGGCGTGGGCTTCATGCTGGTCCAGGTGGCGATGCAGCTGCTGATCGGCCAGGTCTCCACCAACGAGACCCGGCTGCGCAACTACACCTGGCATGCGCTGGGGCTGTCGGTGTCCGGCACGCTCGGGCCGGTGGCGATGGGCTACGTTATCGAGCATGCGGGCTTCCGTCCCGCCTTCATGGTGCTGGTGGCGGTGGCGCTGGTCGGCCAGGCCGGCCTGCAATGGCTGCGTCCGCGCCTGCCGGCGCAAGGCGGCAATGCCGGGCGCATCGCCATCGAGGACGGCAGCCGCCACTCCACGCTGGACCTGCTGCAGCATGCCGAGCTGCGCGCGGTCTTTATCGCCAGCGCGGTGCTGTCCGCCGCATGGGACCTGCACGCCTTCCTGATCCCGATCCAGGGCTCGCGCATCGGCCTGTCGCCGTCGTCGATCGGCTGGGTGCTGGGCGCTTTCGCGATTGCCACCTTTGCCATCCGCGTGGCCATGCCGGCGGTGTCGCGCCGGCTCTCGGAGTGGAAAATCATCCGCAGCGCGCTGCTGGTGGGAGCGCTGGCCTACCTGGCCTACCCCCTGGTCACGCAGTTCTGGCTGATGTGCGGGCTGGCCTTCGTGCTGGGCCTGGCGCTGGGCAGCGCCCAGCCCAATGTCATGAATATCCTGCACACGGCGTCGCCGCACGGCCGCGCCGGCGAGGCACTGGGCCTGCGCTCGGCGGTGCTCAATACCAGCCAGGTGGTGTGGCCGCTCACGTTTGGCGTGGTCGGCACGGCGCTGGGCATGCTGCCGATCTTCCTGTCGATGGCGGGCGCGATGGGCGCGGCCGGCTACTACTCGCGGCGCCAGGGGCGCAAGGCGCTGCCACCGCCGGTTTAG